The segment GGCAGGTGGTGGCGGATGACGTCGCCGGAGGGCACATCGGCGAGCACCGTGACGGTGATACACCGCTTGCCGTTCTGCGACGCGGTCACCACCGCGGTCGCCGTCGAACGGCCCTCGGAGAGCACGTCGATATCGAGCACTACCGGCGGCCCGACCAGCACGACACGGGCGAACACGGCGTAGGCCGATCGCACCGATTTGCCCGGGAAGCGTTTGGCCACCGCCACGATGGCCTGGGCGAGCACCTGGGTCCCCTCCACGACCTGACGATCGTCGGCGCCGGCGAGCCCGGTCTGGGCAATGAAGCGGTTGTCCCCGTCCGGACGGGGCTCGAAAAGCTCGAGCAGCCCCTCCAGCGTCCACTGCGCCTGCTGCTGCGCCTGATCCGATGTCGTCATCGTGCCCCTTCCTGGTGGCTCTGCAAAAACGGTAACGTCATTCTCGCGGGTTGCACAACACTCCGATCCCGAGGGGGTCCGTAGATGGCCAGACCCACGGCGCGCGGCACGGAGACCGAGTCGCGGCCCGCGCGATTCATGAGATCGGCCCTGGAGATCCTCGGCGAGACCGGCCGCACCGATTTCACCGTGCTGGCGGTGGTGGAACGCTCGAAGACCTCGCTGCGGTCGTTCTACCAGCACTACTCCAGCAAGGACGAGCTGCTGCTCGCCCTTGTCGACAGGATCATGGCCGAGTCGGCGGCACGGTGGCGCACCGACGTGGCCGGCCTGGACGCGATCGCGGCGCTACGCACCCTCGTCGAGCGGATCACCGCGCCGGCGGCATCCACCAAACAGGACAGCATCAACCGTGGCCTGACCTTCTACAACGATCATCTCGCCGAGACGCTGCC is part of the Mycobacterium adipatum genome and harbors:
- a CDS encoding TetR/AcrR family transcriptional regulator is translated as MARPTARGTETESRPARFMRSALEILGETGRTDFTVLAVVERSKTSLRSFYQHYSSKDELLLALVDRIMAESAARWRTDVAGLDAIAALRTLVERITAPAASTKQDSINRGLTFYNDHLAETLPREYARVLSPLHALIRDIIVAGGAEGVFREASDSETDTAAALIMQTMLGALRLRVLGAELNGAPVEGQHIFEFCVRSLLRDPGHPIRPPW